A region of Campylobacter suis DNA encodes the following proteins:
- a CDS encoding PDC sensor domain-containing protein, which produces MVIKDIQRFSEIRYKARAYIFYLFERNLPNHLPGVSVQSIKEGFEKITQEIPSFDAYYILDKNGVQIGDSVSINPSNAERETKSHINNAYYYRVMREKTPVLSDPYPSNLNGTLCVTASMPIFNDKNELLYIACLDISLINLLKIVDTGVIENYFGKFLKFVYTLFCGALFIICAFLFGYAVKSFLSKSIHHIDIEEVFASTIILTLALAIFDLVKTIFEEEVIGRGHNEDTLLYKTMVRFIGSIIIALAIEALMLVFKFAITAPENIINAIYLIGGVAMLMIALSVYLFSVKKQVIK; this is translated from the coding sequence TTGGTCATAAAAGATATACAACGCTTTAGTGAGATACGATATAAAGCAAGAGCTTACATTTTCTACCTTTTTGAGCGAAATTTACCAAACCATCTGCCTGGTGTTTCAGTCCAAAGTATAAAAGAGGGTTTTGAGAAGATAACACAAGAAATTCCAAGCTTTGATGCTTACTATATACTTGATAAAAATGGAGTTCAAATAGGCGACAGCGTAAGTATAAATCCATCAAACGCTGAGCGCGAAACAAAAAGTCATATAAACAATGCCTATTATTACCGCGTAATGCGTGAAAAAACACCAGTTTTAAGCGATCCATATCCTTCAAATTTAAACGGCACGCTATGTGTTACCGCAAGTATGCCGATATTTAATGATAAAAATGAGCTTTTATATATAGCTTGTCTTGATATTTCGCTTATAAATTTGCTAAAGATAGTTGATACTGGTGTTATTGAAAACTATTTTGGTAAATTTTTAAAATTTGTATATACTCTATTTTGCGGTGCGCTTTTTATCATCTGTGCTTTTTTGTTTGGCTATGCGGTCAAAAGTTTTCTTTCAAAAAGTATCCATCATATAGATATTGAAGAGGTTTTTGCATCGACCATTATCCTTACGCTAGCACTTGCTATATTTGACCTGGTTAAGACTATATTTGAAGAAGAGGTTATCGGGCGAGGTCATAATGAAGATACATTGCTGTATAAGACTATGGTGCGATTTATTGGCTCTATCATCATTGCACTTGCGATTGAGGCACTTATGCTTGTCTTTAAATTTGCCATCACCGCTCCTGAAAATATAATAAATGCGATATATCTAATAGGCGGTGTTGCGATGCTTATGATAGCGCTTAGTGTTTATTTATTTAGTGTGAAAAAACAGGTTATTAAAT